From Panthera tigris isolate Pti1 chromosome D3, P.tigris_Pti1_mat1.1, whole genome shotgun sequence, one genomic window encodes:
- the ESS2 gene encoding splicing factor ESS-2 homolog has product METPGASTRALLLPAASGPRRKRAAGESLATSKQRVLDEEEYIEGLQTVIQRDFFPDVEKLQAQKEYLEAEENGDLERMRQIAIKFGSALGKMSREPPPPYVTPATFETPDVHTGTGMVGNKPRGRGRGLEDGDGEAGEEEEKEPLPSLDVFLSRYTSEDNASFQEIMEVAKEKSRARHTWLYQAEEEFEKRQKDNLALPSAEHQAIESSQAGVETWKYKAKNSLMYYPEGVPDEEQLFKKPRQVVHKNTRFLRDPFSQALSRSQLQQAAALNAQHKQGKVGPDGKELIPQDSPRVGGFGFVATPSPAPGVNESPLMTWGEVENTPLRVEGSETPYVDRTPGPAFKILEPGRRERLGLKMANEAAAKNRAKKQEALRRVTENLASLTPKGLSPAMSPALQRLVSRTASKYTDRALRASYTPSPARSTHLKTPAGGPQTPTSTPAPGSTARTPLNQDPASITDNLLQLPARRKASDFF; this is encoded by the exons ATGGAGACGCCCGGCGCATCAACCCGGGCCCTGCTGCTCCCTGCCGCGTCCGGGCCCCGGAGGAAGCGCGCGGCAGGGGAGTCGCTTGCGACGAGCAAGCAACGGGTCCTGGACGAAGAAGAGTACATCGAG GGCCTCCAGACAGTCATCCAGAGGGACTTCTTTCCTGATGTAGAAAAGCTGCAGGCCCAGAAAGAGTACCTGGAGGCTGAGGAGAATGGAGACCTGGAGCGGATGCGTCAGATTGCCATCAAGtttggctctgctctgggcaagaTGTCCCGAGAGCCCCCACCGCCCT ATGTGACTCCAGCCACATTTGAAACCCCTGATGTGCACACAGGCACCGGAATGGTGGGCAACAAGCCCCGGGGCCGGGGCCGAGGCCTGGAAGATGGCGATG gagaggctggagaggaggaggagaaggagccccTGCCCAGCCTGGATGTCTTCCTGAGCCGGTACACAAGTGAGGACAATGCTTCCTTCCAGGAGATCATGGAGGTGGCCAAGGAGAAGAGCCGGGCACGCCACACATGGCTCTACCAGGCCGAGGAGGAGTTTGAGAAG AGGCAGAAAGATAATCTTGCACTTCCGTCGGCAGAGCACCAAGCCATTGAGAGCAGCCAGGCCGGTGTGGAGACCTGGAAGTACAAGGCCAAGAACTCCCTGATGTACTACCCAGAGG GTGTCCCTGATGAAGAACAGCTGTTTAAGAAGCCAAGGCAGGTGGTGCATAAGAATACTCGCTTCCTCAGGGACCCCTTCAGCCAGGCCCTGAGCAGGTCCCAGCTGCAGCAGGCCGCCGCCCTCAATGCCCAG CACAAACAGGGCAAGGTGGGCCCTGACGGCAAAGAACTGATCCCCCAGGATTCCCCCCGAGTGGGCGGATTTGGATTTGTTGCaaccccctctcctgcccctg GTGTGAACGAGTCACCGCTGATGACCTGGGGGGAGGTTGAAAACACTCCCTTGAGAGTGGAAGGATCTGAGACCCCCTATGTGGACAGGACACCAGGGCCAGCCTTCAAG ATCTTGGAGCCGGGCCGCAGGGAACGGCTGGGGCTGAAGATGGCCAACGAGGCTGCCGCCAAGAACCGGGCCAAGAAGCAGGAAGCCTTGAGGAGAGTGACGGAGAACCTGGCCAG CCTCACCCCCAAAGGCCTGAGCCCAGCCATGTCTCCAGCCCTGCAGCGCCTCGTGAGCAGGACGGCCAGCAAGTACACAGACCGGGCCCTGCGGGCCAGCTACACCCCATCTCCAGCACGCTCAACCCACCTCAAGACCCCAGCTGGTGGGCCCCAGACCCCCACGAGCACGCCAGCTCCTGGCTCTACAGCACGCACCCCCCTCAACCAAGATCCAGCCTCCATCACGGACAATCTGCTACAACTCCCTGCCCGGCGCAAAGCCTCAGACTTCTTCTAG
- the GSC2 gene encoding homeobox protein goosecoid-2, protein MAAAGGAVSRRGPGRPCPFSIEHILSNLPERSPPARAARTPQPAGHQSPAESGEPGAPEAAPCACCCCCGPRAAPRGPPEPASGLGARLPWPLRLGPAAPLPLAAPTGGPGALPGTGGPGPQRRTRRHRTIFSEEQLQALEALFMQNQYPDVGTRERLAGRIRLREERVEVWFKNRRAKWRHQKRASATSRLLPGTKKPAKESC, encoded by the exons ATGGCTGCGGCGGGGGGCGCGGTGAGCCGCAGGGGCCCCGGGcggccctgccccttctccatcgAGCACATCCTTTCCAACCTGCCCGAGCGGAGCCCCCCGGCACGGGCCGCCCGCACCCCGCAGCCCGCCGGCCACCAGAGCCCCGCGGAATCCGGAGAGCCCGGGGCGCCCGAGGCCGCGCCCTgcgcctgctgctgctgctgcggacCCCGCGCCGCGCCCCGCGGGCCCCCGGAGCCGGCGTCCGGGCTGG GCGCGCGGCTGCCGTGGCCGCTGAGGCTGGGCCCCGCGGCGCCCTTGCCCTTGGCCGCGCCCACGGGAGGCCCGGGGGCGCTGCCCGGCACCGGCGGTCCCGGCCCGCAGCGGCGCACGCGGCGCCACCGCACCATTTTCAGCGAGGAGCAGCTGCAGGCGCTGGAGGCGCTCTTCATGCAGAATCAGTACCCCGACGTGGGCACGCGCGAGCGCCTGGCCGGCCGCATCCGCCTGCGCGAGGAACGCGTGGAG GTCTGGTTCAAGAACCGCCGGGCCAAGTGGCGACATCAGAAGCGCGCGTCAGCGACCTCGAGGCTCCTCCCCGGAACCAAGAAGCCCGCAAAGGAGAGCTGCTGA
- the TSSK1B gene encoding testis-specific serine/threonine-protein kinase 1 has product MDDASILKRRGYILGINLGEGSYAKVKSAYSERLKFNVAVKIIDRKKVPTDFLEKFLPREIEILATLNHRSIIRTYEIFETSDGRIYIIMELGVQGDLLGFIKTRGALHEDDARKKFHQLSSAIKYCHDLDIVHRDLKCENILLDKDFNIKLSDFGFSKRCPRDDSGRLMLSKTFCGSAAYAAPEVLQGIPYQPKVCDIWSLGVILYIMVCGSMPYDDSNIKKMLRIQKEHRINFPRSKNLTGECKDLIYHLLQPDINRRLHIDEILSHCWVQPKAQGLSSGVINEEGESSRGAEPSWTPDTPDTPATKLELQEEARSETRPEMQSKSKPDEETMQMRVSRQSDPTGLNGELQSRETEEGVPSRPPETHT; this is encoded by the coding sequence ATGGATGACGCTTCCATCCTCAAGCGACGAGGCTACATCCTGGGGATAAATTTGGGAGAGGGCTCGTACGCAAAAGTCAAGTCAGCTTACTCTGAGCGCCTGAAGTTCAACGTGGCGGTCAAGATCATCGACCGCAAGAAAGTCCCCACGGACTTCTTGGAGAAATTCCTTCCCCGGGAAATTGAGATTCTGGCCACACTAAACCACCGCTCCATTATCAGGACCTACGAGATCTTTGAGACCTCTGATGGCCGCATCTACATCATCATGGAGCTCGGGGTCCAGGGCGACCTCCTCGGGTTCATCAAAACCCGGGGAGCCCTGCACGAGGATGATGCTCGCAAGAAGTTCCACCAGCTCTCCTCAGCCATCAAGTACTGCCATGACTTGGATATTGTCCACCGAGATCTCAAGTGTGAGAACATCCTCCTCGACAAGGACTTCAACATCAAGctctctgactttggcttctCCAAGCGCTGCCCGAGGGATGACAGTGGCCGACTGATGTTAAGCAAGACTTTCTGCGGGTCAGCAGCTTATGCAGCACCCGAGGTGCTACAGGGCATCCCCTACCAGCCCAAGGTGTGTGACATCTGGAGTCTGGGTGTGATCCTCTACATCATGGTCTGTGGCTCCATGCCCTACGATGACTCCAACATCAAGAAGATGCTGCGCATCCAGAAGGAGCACCGCATCAACTTCCCCCGCTCCAAGAACCTGACGGGCGAGTGCAAAGACCTCATCTACCACCTGCTACAGCCGGACATCAACCGGCGGCTGCACATCGATGAGATCCTCAGCCACTGCTGGGTGCAGCCCAAGGCACAGGGCCTGTCCTCTGGAGTCATCAACGAGGAGGGGGAGAGCTCCCGGGGTGCTGAGCCCTCGTGGACCCCTGATACTCCTGATACCCCAGCCACCAAGCTGGAGCTCCAGGAGGAAGCACGGTCCGAGACACGGCCTGAGATGCAGTCCAAGTCAAAACCTGATGAGGAGACGATGCAAATGCGGGTGTCAAGGCAGTCAGATCCCACAGGCCTTAATGGCGAGCTGCAAAGCAGGGAAACAGAGGAGGGGGTTCCCTCACGGCCTCCAGAGACACACACCTAG
- the TSSK2 gene encoding testis-specific serine/threonine-protein kinase 2, translating into MDDAAVLRKKGYIVGINLGKGSYAKVKSAYSERLKFNVAVKIIDRKKTPTDFVERFLPREMDILATVNHRSIIKTYEIFETSDGRIYIVMELGVQGDLLEFIKCRGALHEDVARKMFRQLSSAVKYCHDLDVVHRDLKCENLLLDKDFNIKLSDFGFSKRCPRDGSGRIILSKTFCGSTAYAAPEVLQGIPYQPKVYDIWSLGVILYIMVCGSMPYNDSDIKKMLRIQKEHHVDFPRSKNLTGECKDLIYRILQPDVNRRLHIDEILSHSWLQPPKPKAMSSASFKREGEGKYRTQCKLDTRPASRPEHQPEHRPDHKLGAKTQHRLLVVPENEDRVEDRLAETSKAKDHHVTGAEVGKAST; encoded by the coding sequence ATGGACGATGCCGCGGTCCTAAGGAAGAAAGGTTACATCGTGGGCATCAATCTTGGTAAGGGCTCATATGCAAAAGTCAAATCTGCCTACTCTGAGCGCCTCAAGTTCAACGTGGCGGTCAAGATCATCGACCGCAAGAAGACACCCACCGACTTTGTGGAGAGATTCCTTCCTCGGGAGATGGACATCCTGGCAACCGTCAACCACCGCTCCATCATCAAGACGTACGAGATCTTTGAGACCTCTGATGGCCGCATCTACATCGTCATGGAGCTCGGGGTCCAGGGCGACCTCCTTGAGTTCATCAAGTGTCGGGGAGCGCTGCACGAGGACGTGGCTCGTAAGATGTTCCGCCAGCTCTCCTCGGCTGTCAAGTACTGCCACGATCTGGACGTTGTCCACAGAGATCTCAAGTGCGAGAACCTCCTCCTCGACAAGGACTTCAACATCAAGctctctgactttggcttctCCAAGCGCTGCCCGCGGGACGGCAGTGGCCGCATCATCCTCAGCAAGACCTTCTGTGGGTCGACGGCTTATGCAGCGCCCGAGGTGCTGCAGGGCATCCCCTACCAGCCCAAGGTGTACGACATCTGGAGCCTGGGCGTGATCCTCTACATCATGGTCTGTGGCTCCATGCCCTACAATGACTCTGACATCAAGAAGATGCTGCGCATCCAGAAGGAGCACCACGTGGACTTCCCCCGCTCCAAGAACCTGACGGGCGAGTGCAAGGACCTCATCTACCGAATCCTGCAGCCGGACGTCAACCGGCGACTGCACATTGACGAGATCCTCAGCCACTCATGGCTGCAGCCCCCCAAGCCCAAAGCCATGTCTTCTGCCTCTTTCAAGAGGGAGGGTGAGGGCAAGTACCGGACCCAGTGCAAACTGGACACCCGGCCAGCCTCTCGCCCCGAGCACCAGCCCGAACACCGGCCTGACCACAAGCTGGGGGCCAAAACCCAGCACCGGCTACTGGTGGTGCCTGAGAATGAGGACAGGGTGGAGGACAGGCTGGCTGAGACCTCCAAGGCAAAAGATCATCATGTCACCGGAGCCGAGGTGGGGAAAGCGAGCACCTAG